The genomic interval CGGAGGCCACGCGCTGGACGGCGGCTCTCCCGCGCCAAACGGCCGCCGACCTTGCTCCTCCCGCCCTCGGTCGGCGGCCCCGAGGGCGGGGGCGGCCCACCCCCGCCCTCCTCCGCGTCAGGTCGCGGCCGCACCGATGGTGTCGAGTTCGGCGATCGCGTCGGCGGGCAGCACCAGGTCCGCGGCGGCGATGTTGTCCCGCAGATGAGCGCGGGAGGAGGTGCCGGGGATCAGGACGGTCGTGTCCGACCGCTGCAACAGCCAAGCGAGGGCGACCTGTTGGGCCGAGGCGTCCAGCCGCGCGGCCACCTCGGACAGGGTCCGCGACTGGAGCGGGGTGAAGCCGCCGAGCGGGAAGTACGCGGCGAACGCGATGTTCTCGGCGGCACACCGCTCGACGAGGGCGTCGTCCTCCCGGTTGGCCAGGTTGTACAGGTTCTGCACGGTGACGACCGGCGCGATGGCCTGGGCCTCGGTCAGCTGGGCGGCGGAGACCGTGCTCACCCCGAGGTGCCGGATCAGCCCGGCCTTCTGCATTTCGGCGAGCGCCCCGAACTCCTCCCCGATCGACTCCTCGTGGGCGCCGTGATCGGTACCGACCCGCAGGTTCACCACGTCGAGCGCGTCGAGCCCGAGGTTGCGGAGGTTGTCGTACACCTGCGCCTTGAGGTCCTCGGGGTGCCGGGACATGATCCAGCCGCCGTCGGGGCCGCGCCGGGCGCCGACCTTGGTCACGATGTGCAGATCGTCCGGGTAGGGGTGGAGCGCCTCCCGGATGATCTCGTTGACGACGACGGGGCCGTAGAAGTCGCTGGTGTCGATGTGGGTGATGCCCCGCTCGACGGCCTCGCGGAGGACGGCCACCGCTTCGGTGCGGTCCTCCGGCGGGCCGAAGACGTGGGGGCCGGCGAGCTGCATGGCGCCGTATCCCATGCGGGTGAGGGTGAGGCCCTCGGCGGGGGTGAGGGTGCCGCCGGAGACGGTGTCGGCCATGATGGCGCGCCTTTCGATGGGTGATGCGTGCTGCGTCCTGCCATCGACTCTGCTCCTGTCCCGGCCCGGCAGGCAGTACCCGGATGTTCCTGGTGGTGACAGGGACACGCACCCCTGCGGATTCGGACCTACGGTGGTGGGTGTGGACAGCATGAACGCGCTCGGGGAGTTTCTGCGGGCCCGCCGGGAGCGGGTCCGGCCCGAGGACGTGGGCCTGAGCGGCGGTGGGCTGCGCAGGGTGCCGGGGCTGCGCCGGGAGGAGGTCGCCCTGCTGGCCGGTATCAGCTCCGACTACTACCTGCGGCTGGAGCAGGGCCGTGACCGCAACCCGTCCGCGCAGGTGCTGGAGGCGCTGGCCCGGGTGCTGCGCCTGGACGCCTCCGCGACCGCCCATCTGCTGAGCCTCGCACGGCCGGAGCGGCCGGCCGTGTCCCGTCGGCGGGTCAGGCA from Streptomyces sp. NBC_01288 carries:
- a CDS encoding oxidoreductase, with translation MADTVSGGTLTPAEGLTLTRMGYGAMQLAGPHVFGPPEDRTEAVAVLREAVERGITHIDTSDFYGPVVVNEIIREALHPYPDDLHIVTKVGARRGPDGGWIMSRHPEDLKAQVYDNLRNLGLDALDVVNLRVGTDHGAHEESIGEEFGALAEMQKAGLIRHLGVSTVSAAQLTEAQAIAPVVTVQNLYNLANREDDALVERCAAENIAFAAYFPLGGFTPLQSRTLSEVAARLDASAQQVALAWLLQRSDTTVLIPGTSSRAHLRDNIAAADLVLPADAIAELDTIGAAAT